A stretch of the Sulfurimonas sp. HSL3-1 genome encodes the following:
- the tkt gene encoding transketolase — MSDNTMRAKMANTIRFLAADMVQKANSGHPGAPMGLADIAVVLSEHLNHNPKNPKWLNRDRLVFSGGHATGLIYSLYYLWGYGLEIEDLKQFRQLDSKTPGHPEYGHTEGIEITTGPLGQGVANAVGFAMASKYVGAQVNSETAKVIDHHVYCLCGDGDLEEGISYEACSIAGHNQLDNLILIYDSNRITIEGSTELSLSENVAQRFESQGWDVLEVDGHDYEAIDAVITEAKTRTKPVLVIADTTIAKGACEMEGSHHSHGAPLGEEIICEAKTNCGFNPNEAFQVDEDVLARFRCAVEAGDLAEREWKHRLATLPLVEQNEALSALSNPDFTRIQWPEFDKADATRSTNGKILNAVAKAIPGFLGGSADLGPSNKTELKDLGEFPRGKNIHFGIREHAMGAITNAMALYGPLMPFSATFFVFSDYMKPAARIAALSGIQQFFIWTHDSIGVGEDGPTHQPIEHLGQFRALPNFYVWRPADGNENVEAWKWALAKTDAPSAFVCSRQNLPLLDAPAKGSAAQGGYLLSEEADATMTLMASGSEVGLAVEVKAQLAAKGVKANVVSVPCFDLLLEQDAAYIDGIIKPGTKRVAIEAARGMEWYRFADTVIGMDSFGASAPAGELFKKFGFTADAVTAQLS; from the coding sequence ATGAGCGACAATACGATGCGCGCCAAAATGGCGAATACGATCCGTTTCCTTGCGGCCGATATGGTCCAGAAGGCGAACTCCGGCCACCCGGGTGCCCCGATGGGTCTTGCGGACATCGCCGTCGTGCTTTCCGAGCACCTCAACCACAACCCCAAGAACCCGAAGTGGCTCAACCGTGACCGCCTCGTCTTCTCCGGCGGCCATGCGACGGGCCTGATCTATTCGCTCTATTACCTCTGGGGATACGGGCTCGAGATCGAGGACCTTAAACAGTTCCGCCAGCTTGATTCCAAAACGCCGGGCCACCCGGAGTACGGCCATACGGAGGGGATCGAGATCACGACCGGCCCTCTGGGGCAGGGTGTCGCGAACGCCGTCGGTTTCGCGATGGCCTCCAAATACGTCGGCGCGCAGGTGAACTCCGAGACGGCCAAAGTGATTGACCACCATGTCTACTGTCTCTGCGGCGACGGTGACCTGGAAGAGGGGATCAGCTACGAGGCGTGTTCCATCGCAGGCCACAACCAGCTCGATAACCTGATCCTCATCTACGACTCCAACCGTATCACGATCGAGGGTTCTACGGAGCTCAGCCTCAGCGAGAACGTCGCGCAGCGTTTCGAATCGCAGGGGTGGGATGTGCTTGAAGTGGACGGGCACGACTACGAGGCGATCGATGCGGTGATCACCGAGGCGAAAACGCGCACGAAGCCTGTGCTCGTCATTGCCGATACGACGATCGCCAAAGGGGCGTGTGAGATGGAAGGCTCCCACCACTCCCACGGCGCGCCACTGGGCGAGGAGATTATCTGCGAGGCGAAAACGAACTGCGGATTCAACCCCAATGAAGCCTTCCAGGTCGACGAAGACGTTCTGGCCCGTTTCCGTTGTGCCGTCGAAGCAGGCGACCTGGCCGAGCGCGAGTGGAAACACCGCCTCGCGACTCTGCCGCTGGTCGAGCAGAACGAAGCGCTGAGCGCCCTGAGCAACCCTGACTTTACCCGCATCCAGTGGCCCGAATTCGACAAGGCCGACGCAACGCGCAGCACGAACGGGAAGATCCTCAATGCCGTGGCAAAGGCGATCCCCGGTTTCCTCGGCGGTTCGGCGGACCTCGGACCGTCCAACAAGACGGAGCTCAAAGACCTCGGCGAGTTCCCCCGCGGCAAGAACATTCACTTCGGTATCCGCGAACACGCGATGGGAGCGATCACGAACGCGATGGCGCTCTACGGCCCGCTGATGCCCTTCAGCGCGACCTTCTTCGTCTTCAGCGATTACATGAAGCCGGCGGCGCGTATCGCGGCGCTGAGCGGCATCCAGCAGTTCTTTATCTGGACCCACGACAGCATCGGCGTCGGCGAAGACGGCCCGACCCACCAGCCGATCGAACACCTGGGACAGTTCCGCGCGCTGCCAAACTTCTATGTCTGGCGCCCGGCGGACGGCAACGAGAACGTCGAGGCCTGGAAGTGGGCGTTGGCCAAAACGGACGCGCCGTCCGCCTTCGTCTGTTCACGTCAGAACCTTCCGCTGCTCGACGCCCCGGCAAAGGGGAGCGCGGCGCAGGGCGGTTACCTGCTGAGCGAGGAGGCCGATGCGACGATGACGCTGATGGCGTCAGGTTCGGAAGTCGGGCTGGCCGTTGAGGTCAAAGCGCAACTGGCGGCGAAGGGTGTCAAAGCCAACGTGGTCAGCGTCCCGTGTTTCGACCTTCTCCTCGAGCAGGATGCCGCCTATATCGACGGTATCATCAAGCCGGGGACGAAGCGCGTTGCCATCGAAGCGGCCCGGGGCATGGAGTGGTACCGCTTCGCCGATACGGTGATCGGCATGGACTCTTTCGGCGCCAGCGCACCGGCCGGCGAACTTTTCAAGAAGTTCGGCTTTACCGCAGACGCGGTCACCGCGCAGCTCTCATAA
- a CDS encoding polyprenyl synthetase family protein, with protein MEEFERFLQDNLPRAESFHPHYDTALSLMLTAGGKRFRPALLLGVVRSFNPLLIDAANHAALAIEMLHTYSLIHDDLPAMDDADLRRGFPTLHTRYDEVTAILVGDALNTHAFEVLSEAPFSDRTRVKLINLLAKNGGSDGMVLGQAIDCTFEHTKLALDEVKFLHTNKTAKLIACALQMGAVIAGQKALEAPLYGFGIDLGLLFQIQDDILDVTQTSEEAGKTTNNDEAKNSFVTLLGLDGAMAEADKLADDLTERLKSFDERLYNELSPMLLHYINRHK; from the coding sequence ATGGAAGAGTTTGAACGCTTTTTACAGGACAATCTGCCCCGCGCGGAGAGTTTTCACCCCCACTATGACACCGCCCTCTCGCTGATGCTGACCGCCGGAGGCAAGCGCTTCCGCCCGGCGCTGCTGCTGGGGGTGGTGCGCTCGTTCAACCCGCTGCTGATCGATGCGGCCAACCATGCGGCGCTGGCCATCGAGATGCTGCACACCTATTCGCTGATCCACGACGACCTGCCGGCGATGGACGACGCGGACCTGCGCCGCGGTTTCCCGACCCTGCATACCCGCTATGACGAGGTGACGGCGATCCTCGTCGGCGACGCCCTCAACACCCATGCGTTCGAAGTGCTTTCCGAGGCGCCTTTTTCGGACCGGACACGGGTGAAACTGATCAACCTGCTCGCCAAGAACGGCGGCAGCGACGGGATGGTGCTCGGGCAGGCGATCGACTGCACCTTCGAGCATACGAAGCTCGCCCTGGATGAGGTGAAGTTCCTGCATACGAACAAAACGGCGAAGCTGATCGCGTGCGCCCTGCAGATGGGAGCGGTCATTGCCGGCCAGAAGGCGCTCGAAGCGCCGCTGTACGGTTTCGGGATCGACCTGGGACTGCTCTTCCAGATCCAGGACGACATCCTCGACGTGACCCAAACGAGCGAAGAGGCGGGCAAAACGACGAACAACGACGAGGCGAAGAACAGCTTCGTGACCCTCCTGGGCCTTGACGGCGCCATGGCGGAGGCCGACAAGCTGGCCGACGACCTGACCGAACGGCTCAAAAGCTTCGATGAGCGTTTGTATAACGAACTCTCACCGATGCTTTTGCATTACATCAATCGGCATAAGTGA
- a CDS encoding YbaB/EbfC family nucleoid-associated protein — protein sequence MFDKMNFGEMGKMLEEMQAKAAEFEAELAERTFTVKTGGGMVRLEMNGKGEAVDLEIDDSLLEDKASLQILLIAAINDAVKMVEDNKKHSAMGMLGGINPYAGN from the coding sequence ATGTTTGACAAAATGAACTTCGGCGAGATGGGCAAAATGCTCGAAGAGATGCAGGCGAAGGCCGCCGAATTCGAAGCGGAACTTGCCGAACGTACCTTCACCGTCAAAACGGGCGGGGGCATGGTACGGCTCGAGATGAACGGCAAGGGCGAAGCCGTCGACCTTGAGATCGACGATTCGCTGCTCGAGGACAAAGCCTCGCTGCAGATCCTGCTAATCGCGGCGATCAACGACGCGGTCAAGATGGTCGAAGACAACAAAAAACACTCCGCTATGGGGATGCTCGGCGGCATAAACCCCTATGCCGGCAACTGA
- the panD gene encoding aspartate 1-decarboxylase, producing MTIEMLYSKIHRATVTDANLNYVGSITIDEELLEASAMRVGQKVEILNINNGERFSTYIILGERGKRDICLNGAAARKVHKGDKVIIVAYATYEERELETYKPTVVLVDDDNGITDVLHEI from the coding sequence ATGACGATCGAAATGCTTTACAGCAAAATTCACCGTGCCACCGTCACGGATGCGAACCTCAACTACGTCGGTTCCATCACGATTGACGAGGAACTCCTTGAGGCCTCCGCCATGCGGGTCGGCCAGAAAGTGGAGATCCTCAATATCAACAACGGTGAGCGTTTCTCAACCTACATTATCCTCGGTGAACGCGGCAAACGCGACATCTGCCTCAACGGGGCGGCGGCGCGCAAGGTGCACAAAGGGGATAAGGTCATCATCGTCGCCTATGCGACGTATGAAGAGCGTGAGTTGGAAACCTACAAGCCGACTGTCGTCCTCGTTGACGACGACAACGGCATCACGGATGTACTGCACGAGATCTAA
- a CDS encoding (2Fe-2S) ferredoxin domain-containing protein, with amino-acid sequence MGVPQPAFYIFKCEQSSPPGMPKPSCVNPQTQDLFQHLAGTLMQKGIIATVQPVRTACLNRCNAGPVMLVEPGHFMYYGLTKDKIDRIIDEHIIGGTPVAEYIIPDELWDAPISPEAMQQQMGR; translated from the coding sequence ATGGGTGTACCACAGCCGGCTTTTTATATTTTCAAATGCGAGCAATCCTCTCCCCCGGGAATGCCGAAACCGTCATGCGTGAACCCGCAGACACAGGACCTTTTCCAGCATTTAGCAGGGACTTTGATGCAAAAGGGTATAATTGCGACTGTACAACCGGTACGTACAGCGTGTCTGAACCGCTGTAATGCCGGGCCGGTCATGCTGGTCGAACCGGGACACTTTATGTATTACGGTTTGACCAAAGACAAGATCGACCGCATCATCGATGAACACATCATCGGAGGGACGCCGGTCGCAGAATACATTATTCCGGACGAACTGTGGGACGCACCGATCTCGCCGGAAGCAATGCAGCAGCAGATGGGAAGATAA
- a CDS encoding Ig-like domain-containing protein has protein sequence MYRGILLGTLLLLSGCGENSNTPLAGDIASLAVEANATTFYATQKVQMSAVASYTNGVPDSNATEFVEWSESNSSIAFFSTTDAASSPGLLSGGEFGGDVEITGSYKQFFDTAVVHVHALASVTLSIENNDTNLSQEQTLQLKALGTFDDNTTLDVTESMTWILGNAGESNATLEQNGTLYTGDANGTLDINVTRYDVNASLTVTVTP, from the coding sequence ATGTATAGAGGGATTCTTTTGGGGACGCTACTGCTGCTGTCGGGGTGCGGGGAGAACAGCAACACCCCGCTTGCCGGTGACATCGCTTCGCTTGCCGTGGAGGCGAATGCCACGACGTTTTATGCCACACAGAAAGTGCAGATGAGCGCCGTAGCGTCCTATACGAACGGCGTACCTGACAGCAACGCGACGGAGTTCGTCGAGTGGAGTGAATCAAACAGCTCCATCGCCTTTTTCAGTACAACAGATGCGGCGAGCAGCCCGGGGCTGCTGAGCGGCGGCGAATTCGGCGGAGACGTGGAGATCACCGGCAGCTACAAGCAGTTCTTCGACACGGCCGTCGTCCATGTCCATGCCCTCGCATCGGTCACCCTCTCCATCGAGAATAACGATACGAACCTTTCGCAGGAACAGACGTTGCAACTCAAGGCGCTGGGAACTTTTGATGATAACACGACGCTGGATGTGACCGAGAGCATGACATGGATTCTGGGCAACGCCGGGGAGAGCAACGCGACCCTGGAGCAGAACGGTACCCTCTACACGGGGGATGCCAACGGCACCCTCGATATCAACGTGACGCGCTACGACGTCAACGCATCGCTGACGGTCACCGTCACGCCGTAA
- a CDS encoding outer membrane beta-barrel protein, whose product MKRFIVIMALCLGVLHAEATLHVGLGGIAGSENFRVKNPGISDRKTSATLQGVQLKLGYGSIRSYAVELDLGYGRYDKNIFSERDSDYVYFDISLIKAFDLEWGFYPFFKLGFGTGELEVRRTVTKSVSSGSFFAGLGGYLPLGAGFDLEASVIYRGKSWEDLDMISNQTETTSSIFEPYIGINFRF is encoded by the coding sequence GTGAAACGGTTTATTGTCATTATGGCGCTGTGCCTCGGGGTGCTGCATGCCGAAGCAACGCTGCATGTCGGTCTCGGAGGGATTGCGGGGAGCGAAAATTTCCGCGTCAAGAACCCCGGAATATCCGACCGTAAAACGTCGGCAACGCTGCAGGGCGTCCAGTTGAAGCTCGGGTACGGAAGTATCCGCTCCTACGCGGTCGAACTGGACCTGGGCTACGGTCGTTACGATAAGAACATTTTCTCCGAGCGCGACAGCGATTACGTCTATTTCGATATCAGCCTGATCAAGGCTTTCGATTTAGAATGGGGCTTCTACCCCTTCTTCAAACTCGGGTTTGGCACAGGAGAACTCGAGGTGCGCCGCACGGTGACGAAGTCGGTGAGTTCGGGTAGCTTCTTCGCCGGGCTGGGGGGCTACCTTCCCCTGGGGGCGGGTTTCGACCTTGAAGCCTCCGTGATCTACCGGGGGAAAAGCTGGGAAGACCTCGATATGATCAGCAACCAGACGGAGACGACGTCGTCGATCTTTGAGCCGTACATCGGCATCAACTTCCGTTTTTAG
- a CDS encoding UDP-N-acetylmuramoyl-L-alanyl-D-glutamate--2,6-diaminopimelate ligase, which translates to MKIALPDQPFRFVTENSAECDAETAFVLTGLNRRYLDDAKARGAHSIISPADVAPLFGLDRINVIGITGTNGKTTTASAIYSILLDLGHKAAMQGTRGFFMNDTVVEGKSLTTPTLLETYRHIYQAVAAGCEYFVMEVSSHAIVQARAEGIDFALKILTNITQDHLDYHETLEEYVRVKNSFFADEGKKLINKDEAKADFNIKNAFTYGAENPATYKVVAYSLNDGISAVVQHFGKIHTFHSPMHGFFNVYNLTAAVAAVHLVTGDDLEAVCDAVGGFAGVSGRMEVVSESPLVIVDFAHTPDGMAQVLNALKEKEMLVVFGAGGDRDRSKRPLMGRVAENLAKKVFVTSDNPRSEDPDAIIADILGGMTYPEKAVVEPNRKAAIAMALSARSGDEVVVVLGKGDEQYQIIYDKQFPFDDREVIRSLLSEV; encoded by the coding sequence TTGAAGATAGCGCTTCCTGATCAACCGTTCCGTTTTGTAACGGAAAACTCCGCAGAGTGCGACGCCGAAACGGCGTTCGTCCTCACGGGCCTCAACCGCCGCTACCTTGACGATGCCAAGGCGCGCGGTGCGCACTCCATCATCTCCCCCGCCGACGTCGCTCCCCTGTTCGGACTTGACCGCATCAACGTGATCGGGATTACCGGCACCAACGGCAAGACGACGACGGCGAGCGCCATCTACTCCATCCTGCTGGACCTTGGTCACAAAGCGGCGATGCAGGGGACCCGCGGTTTTTTCATGAACGACACCGTCGTGGAGGGCAAAAGCCTGACGACGCCGACGCTGCTGGAGACCTATCGCCACATCTACCAGGCGGTGGCAGCAGGGTGCGAATACTTCGTCATGGAAGTGAGCTCCCATGCGATCGTCCAGGCGCGGGCAGAGGGGATCGATTTCGCGCTGAAGATCCTCACCAATATCACCCAGGACCATCTTGATTATCATGAGACGCTCGAGGAGTACGTCCGCGTCAAGAACAGCTTCTTTGCCGATGAAGGGAAAAAGCTGATCAACAAGGACGAGGCAAAGGCGGACTTCAACATCAAAAACGCTTTTACCTACGGGGCCGAGAACCCGGCGACCTACAAGGTGGTGGCCTATTCGCTCAATGACGGCATCAGCGCCGTTGTGCAGCATTTCGGCAAGATACACACCTTCCACAGTCCGATGCACGGATTCTTCAACGTCTACAACCTCACCGCAGCCGTGGCAGCGGTCCACCTCGTTACCGGCGACGATCTCGAAGCCGTGTGCGACGCGGTCGGCGGTTTTGCCGGGGTGAGCGGACGGATGGAAGTGGTGAGCGAATCTCCTTTGGTTATCGTCGATTTCGCCCACACTCCGGACGGTATGGCGCAGGTCCTCAATGCCCTCAAAGAGAAGGAGATGCTGGTCGTCTTCGGGGCAGGGGGCGACCGCGACCGCTCCAAACGTCCGCTGATGGGACGGGTGGCGGAGAACCTCGCCAAGAAGGTCTTCGTCACCAGCGACAACCCCCGCAGCGAGGACCCCGATGCGATCATCGCGGACATCCTGGGCGGCATGACCTATCCGGAGAAGGCCGTGGTCGAACCAAACCGCAAAGCGGCGATCGCCATGGCGCTGAGTGCGCGCAGCGGCGACGAGGTCGTCGTCGTGCTCGGCAAGGGCGACGAGCAGTATCAGATCATCTACGACAAGCAGTTCCCTTTTGACGATCGCGAGGTCATTCGTTCTCTGTTAAGTGAGGTTTGA